The Planctomycetota bacterium DNA segment GCCGGACTGTTCGGCCCCGAGGATGTTCCCCGCGCCGCGGATCTCCAGGTCCCTCATGGCGATCTGGAAACCGGCCCCGAGTTCCGAGTAGCGTTCGATCGCGCGGAGGCGCTTGGCGGCCGCCGGCGTGACCGGCCGCGACTCCGGCAACAGAAAGTAACAGTGCGCGCGGTATTTGTAGCGTCCGACCCGGCCGCGCAACTGGTGCAGGTCCGCCAGGCCGAACCGGTCGGCCTCGTGGATGAACATGGTGTTGGCGCGCGGCACGTCGAGGCCGGATTCGATGATCGTCGTGGAAACGAGGACGTCGACGCGGCCGGCGAAAAAGTCGAGCATTCGGCTCTCGAGGTCCCGCTCGTGCATCTGGCCGTGCGCGAAGACGACGCGGGCCTCCGGCACGAGGTTCTGGACCCGCTCGGTCACCGCCTCGATCGAGCGGACGCGGTTGTGGACGAAGAAGACCTGGCCGTCGCGCGCCAGTTCCCGCAGGATCGCCCCGCGCACCAGAGCGTCGTCCCACGGGCAGACCTCGGTGCGGACGGCGCGGCGGTCCTGGGGCGGCGTCGAGAGGCTCGATATGTCGCGGATGCCCAGGAGCGACAGGTGGAGCGTCCGCGGGATCGGCGTCGCCGTCAGCGTCAGCACGTCCACCGTTTGGCGCATCCTCTTGAGGCGTTCCTTGTGCTCGACGCCGAACCGCTGCTCCTCGTCCACCACCAGGAGACCCAGGTCGGCCGGACGGACGTCGGCCGACAGCAGCCGGTGCGTCCCGATGACGACGTCCACCTGGCCTCGAAGGAACCGGCGAAGGACGTCGGCCTGGCCGCCGCGCGTCTGGAACCGGCTGAGCATCTCGACGACGACGGGGTAATCGGCCATCCGCTCGCGGAAGGTCCGCAGGTGCTGCTCCGCCAGGACGGTCGTGGGCACGAGGACGGCCACCTGTTTGCCGGCCTCGACGGCCTTGAAGGCGGCCCGGATCGCCAGTTCCGTCTTCCCGTAGCCCACGTCACCGCAGACGAGGCGGTCCATCGGCCTCGGCGAGCGCATGTCGCGCTTGATCTCCTGCATCGCCGCCAGTTGGTCGTCCGTCTCCGGATACGGGAACGACGCCTCGAACTCCTTCTGCCAGAGCGTGTCCTGGGGATACGCGATGCCCGGCCGCGTCTGCCGGATCGCCTGGAGCCGCAGCATCTCCGCGGCGAGGTCCTCGACGGCGTCGGCGGCGCGGCGTTTCTTTTCGGCCCACGCCTTGCCCCCGACGCGCGACAGTTGCGTCCGGCCCTTGAACCCCCCGATGTATTTCTGAACCAGGTCCACCTGCGACGCCGGAACGTACACAAGCACTTTGTCCCGAAACTCCAGGACGAGATGGTCCTCGGCCGGGACCTCGCCGGCCGCCCCCCGGCGCCCGCGCGGATGGCTGAGCGTCTTCATCCCCAGGTACCGCCCGATGCCGTGCACCACGTGGACCACGAGGTCGCCCCTCGCCAGGTCCGTCCACGTGTCGATCGCGCGCGTCTCGAAGCGCCGCCGAAGGCGCCGGCGATCCTGGTACCGCTGGAAGAGTTCGTGGTTCGCGAGGACCGTCACGTTCTCGGCGACGAGCCGGAAGCCGGCGGCGAGGCGCCCTATGCCCAGGCGGATGCGGCCCTGCGCCTCGGCCCCCATCGCCGAGACGATCTCCGCGATGCGGTCGCGCTCCGCCTCCTTGTCCGAGAAAAGGATCACGGGGCCCGCGGACGCGAGTTCCCCAAGTTCCTCGCGGACGGCCTCGGCGCGGCCGCTGAACGCCGGCAGGCCTTCCGTCCGCAGGCCGAACGCGTCTGACACGCCCGACGACGTGTAACTCGACAGGTCCAGCCGACGAAACGCCCGCGCCTGCTGGACCACCGCCTCGAACGTGTACACTTCCGTCGGCCCCGCCAGCCGCGCCAGGAACGAACGCCCCACCTCCGCGATCTCGAGCGGATCCTGCCAGACGATCCAGGCGTCCGGAGGGAGGTAATCCATCAGGTTGGTCGTCGCCTGGGGAGAAATCGGCCCGCCCTCCCCCGCCGCACCCGCGCGCGTCGGCACGAACGCGATGGCCACGCGGTCGCGCGGCTCGTCGCTGCGCTGCGAAGCCGGGTCGAAGGAACGCAGGCTCTCAAGTTCGTCGCCGAAAAACTCGGCGCGGTATGGCGAAGACGACGTGGGCGGGAAGACGTCGAGGATGCCGCCGCGGACGGCAAACTGGCCGGGCTCCAGGACGAGTTCCGCCGGCCGGAAACCGCGCTCGACCAGCCACCGGCGGACCTCGTCCGGGCGGTATTCCCGGCCGACCTCGAGTTCGAGCGTGTTGTCGGCCAGGTGGCTCGGCGAGGGAACCGGCTGCATCAGCGCCTGGATCGTCGTCACCAGGACGCGCGGCGGGTCGCCGCGGCCGGCGCGTGCGGCCGCGAGCGCCTTCAGGACGCGCAGACGGTCGGCCAGGATTTCGTCGGAGACGTCGTTCTCGGTCGGCAGCGCCTCCCATGCGGGAAAGACCGGCGGGTCGTAGGTGCTGAAGAGCCGCCAATCGTCGCGGACGCCGTCCACCGAGTCGACGTGGGCGACGACGTAGAGGAGCGTGGAGGGACAATCCGCGAGAAGGGCCGCCGCCAGGGCCGGCGCGCTGGATCCCCACAGGCCCTCGACGCTCGCCCGCCCCTCCTCGCGGAGCGTCTGGCGGACGAGGGCGACGACCTCCTGGCGGGCGAAGAGGCTTACGACCGCTTCGCCCGTTGCCGGGTCCCGGCGCGCCGGGACTCGACCAGGCGAGATGTCCTTCTGGCCTTCGGCCATGAATACCGCAGTTCGGCAGGATTGTAATCGGCGGTACCGCGAGCGTCAACGCAGCAAAAAACCGGCGGGACCGAGGCTAGTGCAACAAAGGCAAAGATGCCACACCGCCTGCC contains these protein-coding regions:
- the mfd gene encoding transcription-repair coupling factor, which encodes MAEGQKDISPGRVPARRDPATGEAVVSLFARQEVVALVRQTLREEGRASVEGLWGSSAPALAAALLADCPSTLLYVVAHVDSVDGVRDDWRLFSTYDPPVFPAWEALPTENDVSDEILADRLRVLKALAAARAGRGDPPRVLVTTIQALMQPVPSPSHLADNTLELEVGREYRPDEVRRWLVERGFRPAELVLEPGQFAVRGGILDVFPPTSSSPYRAEFFGDELESLRSFDPASQRSDEPRDRVAIAFVPTRAGAAGEGGPISPQATTNLMDYLPPDAWIVWQDPLEIAEVGRSFLARLAGPTEVYTFEAVVQQARAFRRLDLSSYTSSGVSDAFGLRTEGLPAFSGRAEAVREELGELASAGPVILFSDKEAERDRIAEIVSAMGAEAQGRIRLGIGRLAAGFRLVAENVTVLANHELFQRYQDRRRLRRRFETRAIDTWTDLARGDLVVHVVHGIGRYLGMKTLSHPRGRRGAAGEVPAEDHLVLEFRDKVLVYVPASQVDLVQKYIGGFKGRTQLSRVGGKAWAEKKRRAADAVEDLAAEMLRLQAIRQTRPGIAYPQDTLWQKEFEASFPYPETDDQLAAMQEIKRDMRSPRPMDRLVCGDVGYGKTELAIRAAFKAVEAGKQVAVLVPTTVLAEQHLRTFRERMADYPVVVEMLSRFQTRGGQADVLRRFLRGQVDVVIGTHRLLSADVRPADLGLLVVDEEQRFGVEHKERLKRMRQTVDVLTLTATPIPRTLHLSLLGIRDISSLSTPPQDRRAVRTEVCPWDDALVRGAILRELARDGQVFFVHNRVRSIEAVTERVQNLVPEARVVFAHGQMHERDLESRMLDFFAGRVDVLVSTTIIESGLDVPRANTMFIHEADRFGLADLHQLRGRVGRYKYRAHCYFLLPESRPVTPAAAKRLRAIERYSELGAGFQIAMRDLEIRGAGNILGAEQSGHIAAVGYELYCQLLEAAVRRSQGLAEPDRRRADVRLDLPAFFPKTYVPTESQRISLYRQLERAASVDALRDVADEIVDMFGPMPAEVANLVELEAVRLLAGRARIAAIHRKRNVPPAQHPAEGGADLMMTVERAAAVEALFARCADPEVRRAGTVRVIDSQTVLWRLGEDRGPEGALGLLKKWLAGAPGGN